From the Lacipirellulaceae bacterium genome, the window TCGGTCGCTGGAAGCAGGCTTTGACGCATTCCTTGGCAAACCTTTTAGTCGCTCTGAGCTAACGCTGCTTCTAACCAATTTACTTGGAGGAGAGACTGGTGGCTTCTCATAGAGTAAGCTTGCCAACACTGCCTGTTGCGAATGTGTTGGAGGCCGTTTAACAGGTGCATTCATGCAGCAAGTATTAATCCTGGTAGTGTCATTATTTAGCGAATCGACTTCGAAAATCATCACGTTCCACGTTCCAATCGCAATACGTTATCGTGAAACTGGAATTGATTGGGCTTGCTGTGGCTAAGCACTCCATTTCTTAAAGTCATTCAATCGTCGGCGGCTTTACTCCCATCTTCTTAAGTTTAATGAGATACGCGTCTGGATCGGCATGCAACTTCTTTGCACAGCCGGCACAGCAAATGTAGACAGCCTGACCTTTAACATCGACCTTGAGCGGAGCACCCATCCCGCCGAGCGGCTCATCCATTACCGGACACACCTTTTGTGCGTCGATCGCCTGGGCATCGGCTAGCGTGGCTTTGAAGACTCCGGGGCGGACCTGCTCGCCTTTCGCCTCGTAGTACTTGGTAAGGTACAATTGCGGCGATTTCTTCACTTTTTCGCTGCATCCGGCACAGCATACGAACAGTGGCTTTCCATCTACCATGACCTTTGGCGGTGCCCCCATAGAGCCGAGCTTCTTGCCGCTAACCGGGCAAGTTCGCTGCAAGCTGACCAGCATTGCATCAGCCAACGTATTGTCTTTCACGATGCCCATCGCATGAAATGAAAGCGGTTGCGCGGCAATGCCATCGAGAGTCACGTCCATATGGATGGTGTGGTCGATGATTTTAGATAGGTCAACGCCGACACCTATCGCGCTGTTCTTGAGCGGTTTCAATTCGTACGGGTACTCCTTGGTATTATCGTTAATTCGCAAGGTTAGCGAGCCAGACGCCTTCGGCGCTGCGAGTACCTTTCCTTCCTTGTCTAGCAGCATGAACATGATGCCTCTGGGGACAATGACGGTTTCGATGGTATGTGATCCAACTGTCGGAACAGTTCCGCCATGTGTCCCCTTTTCGCTCTCGCCGTGGTCGTGCTTCTCCGTTGTGGCATGATCATGTGTGCTGTGCTGGTGTACGGAGTGACCATGCTCTTGGCCGGACACATTGGACGTGATGATACAAGTCGCCACAGCAACCGCTAGTAAGCTCGGAAGGGTTTGCGAAGACATGCGTATATTCTCCGTGAGGGAAGGAAATGGATGACGTGAAATCGTAACCGTTAGCAGCCTGATTAATCGTTGAGCTGAGCTAGGTATTTATCCGGATCGGCGAGGAGTTGGTCTTTGCAACCGTCACAGCAGATCCAAACCGTCTGGCCTTTGACTTCGACCTTTTTCGGCTCCCCCATCGTGCCGAGCATTTCACCGCTGACCGGGCAGAAGTGTTGCTTCATCGCTGATTCGCGATCTTCTTCGGAGAAGCTAGCTAGCGATTCTTTCATTTTCTCCATATCGGTCTTACCCGTATCGTCGCTGTCCCCGTGGTCATGCCCGGCATGGCCATGCTCCAAATCTGCGTGAGCGGTCGAATCTGCTTCGACATCCGGCGTTAAAGCGTTTGGTGTGTCCAACTCGGTAGAACCGCAACCCGAGATGGCTACTATCAGCCCAAATCCGAATACGGCGGTGAGCAAGAGCTTTAGCGGCATGGGTTCGCTCCCAGAAAAACGGTGAACTAGGTCATTGAGGACCCGATGTAGAGTTCGATGCCGATGCTGGGCAATTCTTCACGTGAAATCTGAGAATCTGCGGCCCAGCAGGGTTGGCCGCGTTACTTCCGGTTTCTCGCGTTCAAAGCGTGAAGAAGTAGTGATACCGAGCATCAAAATCGTGTCCTCCAAGATCGCTTCTCGGACCGGCGAGAGCACGGCATAATGCATTTGTCCCTGCTTTGGCCCCCTGAATGGATGTTTCGCCATGAAATGCACCGATATTCAAGATCAACTTTCGGCATTCTATGATGGCGAGTTATCCGATGAGTCGCACGCTAGGATGGCTCAGCATCTGGCCGAATGTGAGTCATGCGCTGCGGAATTTGCGGGCTTCACGGATGTGGCGCGGGCCGTGAGCCAAATGCCTCAGCCGAAGGTTCCACCTGCGATTTGGAAAGGTCTCGCGGTTAAACTGGCCGCTGGAGAATCGAATGAATCGGCCAAACCGCAACCAGTGTCATGCCAAGACCACAACCGGCACTGGTGGACATTGTCCCGACAACTGGCTTTGGCCGCGTCGGTGCTGCTGATGTTGGGCTTTGGATACTGGATGAGTCGCGGTACGGACCACCCTCACTCCGGTGATCAGGCACATGGTGCCGAATTCGTGGCGACGATGGATCATTATTTGAGGCAGCTTCCTGCCGATCCCGACGCGGCTGAGCAGTTCCTCTTGAATAAGTACGATGGACAACGCGTTAATGCGGACGACGCAGTCCATTTAGTTGGCTATCGTCCTGCCGTTTCCAAAGGACTACCGGACGGCTATTTGCTGGCTTCTACTAGCGTTCTCAAAATGCCCTGCTGCACATGCGTCAAAGCAGTGTGTAAACGGCAAGATGGCTCGACTCTCGTTTTGTTTGAACATGACGACGAAAAGGCAGAATGGTTTGGCGATCGTCAGACAAATATGGCAATGTGTGGAGACAAGGAGTGTTGTCTGGTCGAACTTGATTCGAACATCGCGGCCACTTGGAAACGGGGTTCGCGATCATTGACTGCGGTTGGTATTCAGGATGTTGAGGAAGTCAACACACTGGTGAGTTGGCTGGACGCGAAAGTTGAATCAGCACTGTAAGAAGGGGCTCACAAACGAGGAAATGGATAGATCACCCGCAATGAATCGACTTAGTAAGTTCTACCAACAACATCGAAGCAAACTGTGGATTGCCCAGGCAATAGCGCTGCTGGGAATTGGTTTGCTGGTGGGCATGTCGATGCGCGGCGATGGGTTGATGACTCACGGCACGTCTGCCGAGGAAGACCATTCAGGCCGTGCTCATGCGTCAGCCAGCGAATATGAAGCACAAATCTGGACTTGCTCTATGCACCCGCAAATCCGCCGTGACGGACCGGGTAGCTGTCCAATCTGCGGAATGGACTTGGTTCCGGTAAAGAAGTCGGTCGCTGGTGTTCGCACCATTTCAATTAGTTCGGACGTCAAGAAACTGATGAACGTTCAGACAATTCCAGTTGCACATCGGTATGTCACTGCCGACGTTCGCATGGTTGGCAAAATTGAATACGACCAGACCCGACTGGCTCATATTACGGCTTGGGTTGCCGGTCGCTTGGATAGACTATTCGTCGATTTTGAAGGTGTGGAAGTCAAAGAAGGCGACCACATGGCATACATCTACAGCGAAGAACTCTACACCGCCCAGGAAGAGCTGGTCTCCGCCCTGCAATCCAAGGCCGAGCGGACTTCATCACGCTTCTTAGAACCATTGAATCTTGCTGAGTCGGCTCGCGAGAAACTACGGCTGTTGGGCATCACCGATAAGCAAATAAAAGAGATCGAACAGCGTGGAAAGCCGAGTACGCACCTGACAATTTACTCACCCGCAGGGGGCATCGTCGTCAAGAAACACCGCGAGGAGGGCGATCGTGTCCGTACTGGAGATCGCATCTATACCGTGGCCGACTTGGACCACCTCTGGGTGCAGATGGATGCGTATGAATCCGACTTGCCGTGGCTTCGCTATGGACAAGATGTGGAGTTCACCACGGAAGCCTACCCTGGTGAAGTGTTTCATGGTCGCATCGCATTCATAGACCCAGTTCTCAATGAAGCGACTCGAACGGTGAAGGTGCGAGTCAACGTCTCCAACGAAGATGGGCGACTCAAACCGGAAATGTTTGTGCGCGCGGTCGTAAAATCCAAAATTGCTGCCGGCGGACGAGTTCTTGATTCCTCGCTCGCCGGGAAGTGGATTAGCCCGATGCACCCCGAGATCGTCAAGGACGAACCGGGCAATTGCGATGTCTGTGGTATGCCACTCGTGCGAGCCGAGACGCTTGGCTACGTGACAGCAGAACCGAGTGACACGGCCAAGCCGCTAGTAATTCCCGTTTCCGCTGCACTACTCACCGGCACGCGTGCTATTGTCTACGTGCAGGTTCCCGACGCCGAAGAACCGACGTATGAAGGTCGTGAAATTGTGCTTGGTCCGCGTGCCGGGGACTACTACCTCGTTAAAGGCGGGCTGGAAGAAGGCGAACTGGTTGTCACCAACGGCAATTTCAAATTGGATAGTGCTCTGCAAATTTCTGCCAAGCCCTCCATGATGACTCCCGAAGGTGGCGGCGGAGGTGGAGGCCATGATCACGGCGGCGAATCGAAGCCTGCGGCGGACGGCGAGCCGATGCAGATGGCCGAGCATACGGGAATGTCGCTGCCACAGGAATTGAAAAAGCAACTCCATCAAACGATTGAGTCGGTCGAGACAATCGGCGAAGCCATCGAGTCCGCAGAACTTGACGCGATTCGCGCCGGCTTCAATCAACTCGGAAAAGGCATCGCTGGCTTGAAGATTGACCAGTTGTCCGGCGACATGCGAGCGCAACTGGAAGAGTTTGCCATGCTGTTAAGGAACGATGCGATCGAAGGTCAAGCCGTACGGACACTACAAGATGCAGACCGAGTCTTCTTGGTGACGAAGCGACACGCTGAGCGGTTGCAGCAAATGTTTGGGCTATCTCACGCCGGACACCAGATGACTGAAGAAAGCCTCGATGTCCCTGCTGAGTTTCGCACTCAACTCAGCGGGCTCGTTAATCCCTACCTTGCGATATCGCAGGCGCTGTCGGCAGATGATGCCAGGGCCGCAACGAACGCCGTAGCACATCTCCATCAGATCGTCAGCAAAATCAGCGCTCAGTCGTTATCGGGTAAAGCCGCAGAGCGTTGGAAGTCAGAACTCAACAGTCTTTCGACAATTACTGCGCGATTGTCCAAAGCCAGTGATCTCAAGTCGCTCCGTTCGGCCTTCGCTCTCTTGTCGGACCAACTGTTGACGCTTCAACGCATGTTCGGACTGCCCGATAGTGATCAACTCTTCGAGTTGCATTGCCCGATGGCGTTTGAGGGTCGCGGAGCCAGTTGGATTCAAGCTGACGACGCAGTTCGCAATCCGTACTACGGAGCTTCCATGCTCAAATGTGCGGACAAGGTCGAGCCGCTGAGTGATAAAGAGCCGCCACGCGATGAGCACGCCGGGAGCAATCACGGGTAAGGAGGTAAGAAGCGTGCAAACCTCTGAGGCAAAAACGTTTATGGAAACCAACAAAGAGAATACACCGCATTGATGTCTGATTCTACCAATGATGAGATAGCCCCTGATATCCAAAGCGGTCGGCGAACCCTGCTCGGTGGAATCATTTGGTTTTGCCTGCACAACAAGCTCGTTGTCTTCTTACTCGTCTTGGCCATCATTGGCTGGGGCATCATGGTCGCCCCGTTTGATTGGCAGGTCGGTAGTCTGCCGCGCGATCCAGTTCCCGTCGATGCGATTCCTGACATTGGCGAAAACCAGCAGATCGTATTTACCGAATGGATGGGCCGTAGTCCGCAGGATGTTGAAGATCAAATCGGCTATCCGATGACGGTTGCTCTCTTGGGCATCCCTGAAGTCAAAACCATCCGCAGTTACTCGATGTTTGGCTTCTCGACGATCTACGTGATCTTCAATGAGAAAGCTGAATTCTACTGGTCGCGTTCTCGGGTACTCGAAAAGCTCAACAGTCTACCAGCCGGAACGCTTCCCGAAGGCGTGCAGCCAACGCTTGGGCCAGATGCCACGGCACTTGGTCAGATACTCTGGTACACGCTTGAAGGTCAAGATCCAGACGGAAATCCAACCGGCGGTTGGGATTTGCACGAGCTACGAACGATTCAGGATTGGTACGTTCGCTACGCCTTAGCCTCAGCGGAGGGCGTTAGCGAAGTCGCTTCCATCGGCGGCTTCGTTCAGGAATACCAGATTGACGTCGATCCTGATGCGATGCGAGCCGCGAAGGTGTCACTGGCGGATGTTTTTCAAGCCGTCCGCATGTCAAACGTGGATGTTGGTGCGAGGACCATTGAACTCAACAAGGCTGAGTACGTCATTCGCGGGCTCGGCTTCATCGAACATGTTGAAGATATTGAAAAGACTGTCGTCAAGGTGGCTGACAATGTGCCTATCACGATTAAGGATGTGGCGACGGTGACCCTTGGCCCGGCATTGCGTCGTGGAGCCTTGGACAAGGCAGGAGCCGAAGCGGTCGGTGGAGTAACCGTCGTGCGTTACGGATTCAATCCACTCGAAGCCATCAAGAACGTCAAGGAGAAGATCGTTGAGGTCTCGCCGGGGCTTCCGAGTAAGGTCCTCGTGGACTACACGCAGACATCCGCCGCCCAAGTCGATGCGTACGCCAAGGCGAACGATCTTCCTTCCCTCACCGGACCTGATCCGCAGCACGACCCGTGGATTCAACACTTACGCGGCACGCCACGCGACCAGTGGCCGAACTGGATCACGACAAGCCAGGTCCGTGTGGTTCCCTTTTACGACCGCACCGGCGTGATTTATGAAACACTCGGCACGCTCAACACCGCACTCTCCGAAGAAATCCTTGTTACGATCATCGTGATTCTGGTGATGGTGCTGCACCTGCGCAGCTCCATTCTCATAAGTGCGTTGTTGCCTCTGGCCGTCCTGATGGTTTTCATCGCTATGAAGACGTTTGGCGTCGATGCCAACATCGTCGCCTTGTCGGGTATCGCTATCGCGATTGGAACGATGGTCGATATGGGAATCATCCTGTGTGAGAACATTCTCAAACACTTGGACGAGGCGGACCCTGACGAAGATCGCGGCCATGTCATCTTCCGCGCGTCAAACGAAGTGGCCAGTGCCGTTCTAACCGCTGTCTCAACGACCGTCGTCAGCTTCCTCCCCGTGTTTACGATGATTGCAGCCGAAGGAAAACTGTTTCGGCCACTTGCGTTCACTAAGACGTTTGCACTGGCTGCTTCCGTAATTGTCGCATTGACCATCATTCCTCCGGCAGCTCACATCCTCATGGGCGGACGGATGCAGGCGGGCTTGCTTCGCCGCTACTCAATGCTCGCCCTTATCGCTGCCGGAGTGCTGGCGATGTTTTTTGTCTCGTGGTGGGTAGGAGCAATCGTCATCGGACTCGGTCTCTACAAGCTGCTTGAACCTCGCATCCCGACCGAGTACAACCACTATGCTCCTTACCTTGCCAGCGCCATTGCGGTATTGGTTGTTGGCGTGGTGCTTACCGAACACTGGCTACCGCTGGGGCCGCAAAAGGGTCTCACGCGAAATCTATTGTTCGTTGGGCTGCTCATTGGCGGTCTGCTCGGGTTCTTTACGATCTTCCAACGCTACCTCTACGAGCCAATCCTGCGATGGTGTCTCGCCCACAAGGTCATGTTCCTATCGATTCCAACCGCGATTCTGCTGTTTGGCGGTAGTGCGTGGCTTGGTTTTGACCGCGTGTTTTCATTCATCCCGAAACTCGTATCGAATGTCGGAATTGAGCAATCGACGATCCGCCAATCGAAATCGTGGACAGCCGCCAGCGAAACGCTTCCCGGCATCGGCAAAGAGTTCATGCCGCCTTTGGACGAAGGTTCCTTTCTCTACATGCCGACGACGATGCCCCACGCTTCGATTGGCGAAGCAATGGATGTGCTGCAATTGCAAAACAAGTTTCTCATTTCCATTCCCGAAGTGGATTCCGTCGTAGGCAAGATTGGCCGAGCGGACAGTCCGCTCGATCCGGCTCCGATTTCGATGATTGAGACCTTCATCACCTACAAGTCGGAATACAAGACGGACCAGAACGGCAATCGCCTCAAATTCCGCTACGACGAGGAAGCCGAGGATTATGCTCGCGATCAGAAAGGTGAACTGATCGAAGACCCTGACGGTCGTCCGTTTCGGCAATGGCGAGATGAAATCAATTCGCCGGACGATATCTGGCAGAAGATCACTGAAGCAGCCGACATTCCCGGCACCACGTCGGCTCCCAAGTTACAACCGATTGCCGCACGTATTGTGATGCTGCAAAGTGGTATGCGTGCCCCGATGGGCATGAAGATCAAAGGCCCCGACCTTGAAACCATCGAACGCGTTGCTTTACAGATTGAAGGACTACTAAAACAAGTTCCCACAGTTCAGGCGTCTGCCGTGATCGCTGACCGCATCGTCGGAAAACCGTATCTGGAAATCGACATCGACCGCGACGCGATCAAACGCTACGGCCTGCATATCCGCAGTGTTCAGGACGTGATCGAAGTCGCAATCGGCGGACGCCGCATCACCACAACAGTCGAGGGCCGTGAACGCTACCCCGTGCGTGTCCGCTACGCACGAGAACTTCGAGACGATGCAGAATCGCTGGAACGCATCCTCGTACCAACGCCGATGGGGCAGCAAATTCCCCTCGCCCAGTTGGCCAACATTCGCTACGTCCGAGGCCCGCAGGTCATCAAGAGCGAAGACACATTCCTACTGGGATACGTGTTGTTCGATATGAAGGCAGGCAACGCGGAAGTCGATGTTGTGGAAGACGCTCAGGCGTTCTTACAAGAGAAGATCGACAGCGGTGAACTCGTGCTGCCTGCTGGCGTCAGCTATTCCTTTGCCGGAAACTACGAGAACCAACTGCGATCGCAAAAGACCTTGATGGTCGTCTTGCCTCTAGCACTCGGCATCATCTTTCTGATTCTCTACTTCCAGTTCAAATCGGTCATCACCACGTCGCTGGTGTTCAGCGGCATCATGATCGCGTGGTCAGGCGGCTTTATCATGCTGTGGCTGTACGGCACCGACTGGTTTCTGAACTTCAATCTGTTCGACACCAACATGCGGGATCTGTTTCAGGTTCACACGATCAACCTCAGTGTGGCGGTCTGGGTCGGCTTCCTCGCGTTATTCGGAATCGCCACCGATGATGGCGTAGTGATCGCTTCTTACTTGGAAGACAGCTTCCGCCGCGATCGAATCACCAGTGCCAAACACGCCCGCGAAGCCACAGTAACTGCCGGCCTACGCCGCGTTCGACCGTGCCTGATGACCACCGCGACGACGATTCTCGCGTTGATCCCGGTGCTGACGTCTACTGGCAGAGGCAGTGATATTATGGTCCCTATGGCCATCCCCAGTTTCGGCGGCATGGTGATTGCAATCATCACGATGCTGGTTGTCCCGGTACTCTACTGCTCGGTGATGGAGTGGAAGCTCAAGTTCGGCATCGCCGATCCAAGGTTTGCCGAGAACGCATGATGTAGGCGACTGGAAGAGCGATTTCATCTTCTGCTTATCAGAGGGTGCTGGCTATCTAAGCTCGCCGTACAGTTTGTAATTGTGTCTTCTGAAGGCATCTTAGCCAACGGAAGCAGGCAGTGCCGGTTAGGCGACCGGCTTGTACTTCAAATATGTGGTCAACCCTGACAGAGCAACCACGTCGAGGTTCTGCATGCAAAGTTGCACGATACTAGCTCTGACGTGGAACAATCGGCACTGGCTCGTTCTATTCGAGCCAGTGCCGCTGTAATGACCGGGGTTAAAAACTTAAGTGTGCCTCCCGTGCTAGCTCATTGCGTTGACTGCGCCTTGATTTCAAGCAATCGTATCAAGGCATCGTGCTCGGCTTGAGCTTTATCCAAATCCAATAGAATCTGATTGCAGTGCTTCATGCAAGCCAAGCCATCGACCGATTCCTTACAGCATTCCTCATAAAGCAGCTTTTGCTGTTTTTCAGAAGAAGCAAGGTGCTGGTGGATCGTTTTCAGCGGAGCCGTTGCGGCTGGGTCGTTACCTACCTCTTGGCGGACTGTGGCCAGTTGCTGTTGAGCCGTCGTTATATTGCGACCCAATGTTTCTGCATCGGCCTTTGCTACGCTCGGCTGAATCGTTTCCGGGACTCGTGAGTAGTGATAAATGTCCCGCGAGTAGTCCCGAGCGTGACGAATACTCCGCGACGCGCGTTGATTGCTGTAAGAACTGCCGGGGCGTAAACGATCTCCACCCGTAAGGCCTCCAGGGCTCTTCCTTTGAGCCTGGGCGACAGTTGGCCCCGCCGCAACAACTGCGGTGAGAATAATCACCGCCAGGCTCAGCAGTCGCTTCTGTTCGTAATACATGGCACACGTTCTCCTCTGGAATTTGCTCGGAGTTACCGGCCTTCGGAAAAAAGTTCTAACTGCCCGAGCGGTGGATAAAGAGCCGGATCGCGATCCCATCACGGCTGACAGGTATTGCTACATGCACCTCCTGAATATTCGACCACCCTTCAATACCCTATCTGGGTATGCTACTCTGAGATTCTTCGTAGTTTCGGTTGCAACGACCTAACACACGGCGGATCGGGGAACTTGCGTGGATTCCTGATATTGCACATAGGGTTTCAACGGATACGACTCCATGACCGAGATACGACTGCCGTAGCGGACCGAACTGGAACCGATGGAGCTGTGCAGCTACGGGCGGTTGACTCTGCTTGAACTTTTGATGCGGTACATGCCGTTCCCTTCACCAAAAAACAGAAAGCTCACCTGCTGCTTAAGCGTTTCCTCCAAAACTTCACTCTGGACAGTGCCGCAAACGGAGCCCTAGCGTTTGAATGAAGCGAGCCAAAACAACGGAGACCCGTCGATTCGCGAATCGCCTACAAATGCTTCCACCCAGCAATTGGTTGATGCGTGTGTCGCGGGTGATCGCTGCGCGATGCAGCAGCTTTACGAGCAATGCGCTGACAACGTGTACGGATTGATGGTCCGTATGGTCGGGCGGCAGGACGCTGACGATCTTACGCAGCAGGTATTTCTTAGGATGTTCCGTAAACTGGAGCAATTCAACGGGCAATCCAAGCTCGAAACGTGGCTCTACCGTTTGGCAAGCAACGAAGCCTTGCAACATCTTCGTCGTAGCAAACGACGATCCACGGCACCACTTGTCACCGATCCCGCAACAGATGATCCAGACCGGATCGGCAAAGCCGAGGAAGCCGAGCTGCTTGAAACGGCT encodes:
- a CDS encoding zf-HC2 domain-containing protein — translated: MKCTDIQDQLSAFYDGELSDESHARMAQHLAECESCAAEFAGFTDVARAVSQMPQPKVPPAIWKGLAVKLAAGESNESAKPQPVSCQDHNRHWWTLSRQLALAASVLLMLGFGYWMSRGTDHPHSGDQAHGAEFVATMDHYLRQLPADPDAAEQFLLNKYDGQRVNADDAVHLVGYRPAVSKGLPDGYLLASTSVLKMPCCTCVKAVCKRQDGSTLVLFEHDDEKAEWFGDRQTNMAMCGDKECCLVELDSNIAATWKRGSRSLTAVGIQDVEEVNTLVSWLDAKVESAL
- a CDS encoding efflux RND transporter periplasmic adaptor subunit, which produces MNRLSKFYQQHRSKLWIAQAIALLGIGLLVGMSMRGDGLMTHGTSAEEDHSGRAHASASEYEAQIWTCSMHPQIRRDGPGSCPICGMDLVPVKKSVAGVRTISISSDVKKLMNVQTIPVAHRYVTADVRMVGKIEYDQTRLAHITAWVAGRLDRLFVDFEGVEVKEGDHMAYIYSEELYTAQEELVSALQSKAERTSSRFLEPLNLAESAREKLRLLGITDKQIKEIEQRGKPSTHLTIYSPAGGIVVKKHREEGDRVRTGDRIYTVADLDHLWVQMDAYESDLPWLRYGQDVEFTTEAYPGEVFHGRIAFIDPVLNEATRTVKVRVNVSNEDGRLKPEMFVRAVVKSKIAAGGRVLDSSLAGKWISPMHPEIVKDEPGNCDVCGMPLVRAETLGYVTAEPSDTAKPLVIPVSAALLTGTRAIVYVQVPDAEEPTYEGREIVLGPRAGDYYLVKGGLEEGELVVTNGNFKLDSALQISAKPSMMTPEGGGGGGGHDHGGESKPAADGEPMQMAEHTGMSLPQELKKQLHQTIESVETIGEAIESAELDAIRAGFNQLGKGIAGLKIDQLSGDMRAQLEEFAMLLRNDAIEGQAVRTLQDADRVFLVTKRHAERLQQMFGLSHAGHQMTEESLDVPAEFRTQLSGLVNPYLAISQALSADDARAATNAVAHLHQIVSKISAQSLSGKAAERWKSELNSLSTITARLSKASDLKSLRSAFALLSDQLLTLQRMFGLPDSDQLFELHCPMAFEGRGASWIQADDAVRNPYYGASMLKCADKVEPLSDKEPPRDEHAGSNHG
- a CDS encoding efflux RND transporter permease subunit — its product is MSDSTNDEIAPDIQSGRRTLLGGIIWFCLHNKLVVFLLVLAIIGWGIMVAPFDWQVGSLPRDPVPVDAIPDIGENQQIVFTEWMGRSPQDVEDQIGYPMTVALLGIPEVKTIRSYSMFGFSTIYVIFNEKAEFYWSRSRVLEKLNSLPAGTLPEGVQPTLGPDATALGQILWYTLEGQDPDGNPTGGWDLHELRTIQDWYVRYALASAEGVSEVASIGGFVQEYQIDVDPDAMRAAKVSLADVFQAVRMSNVDVGARTIELNKAEYVIRGLGFIEHVEDIEKTVVKVADNVPITIKDVATVTLGPALRRGALDKAGAEAVGGVTVVRYGFNPLEAIKNVKEKIVEVSPGLPSKVLVDYTQTSAAQVDAYAKANDLPSLTGPDPQHDPWIQHLRGTPRDQWPNWITTSQVRVVPFYDRTGVIYETLGTLNTALSEEILVTIIVILVMVLHLRSSILISALLPLAVLMVFIAMKTFGVDANIVALSGIAIAIGTMVDMGIILCENILKHLDEADPDEDRGHVIFRASNEVASAVLTAVSTTVVSFLPVFTMIAAEGKLFRPLAFTKTFALAASVIVALTIIPPAAHILMGGRMQAGLLRRYSMLALIAAGVLAMFFVSWWVGAIVIGLGLYKLLEPRIPTEYNHYAPYLASAIAVLVVGVVLTEHWLPLGPQKGLTRNLLFVGLLIGGLLGFFTIFQRYLYEPILRWCLAHKVMFLSIPTAILLFGGSAWLGFDRVFSFIPKLVSNVGIEQSTIRQSKSWTAASETLPGIGKEFMPPLDEGSFLYMPTTMPHASIGEAMDVLQLQNKFLISIPEVDSVVGKIGRADSPLDPAPISMIETFITYKSEYKTDQNGNRLKFRYDEEAEDYARDQKGELIEDPDGRPFRQWRDEINSPDDIWQKITEAADIPGTTSAPKLQPIAARIVMLQSGMRAPMGMKIKGPDLETIERVALQIEGLLKQVPTVQASAVIADRIVGKPYLEIDIDRDAIKRYGLHIRSVQDVIEVAIGGRRITTTVEGRERYPVRVRYARELRDDAESLERILVPTPMGQQIPLAQLANIRYVRGPQVIKSEDTFLLGYVLFDMKAGNAEVDVVEDAQAFLQEKIDSGELVLPAGVSYSFAGNYENQLRSQKTLMVVLPLALGIIFLILYFQFKSVITTSLVFSGIMIAWSGGFIMLWLYGTDWFLNFNLFDTNMRDLFQVHTINLSVAVWVGFLALFGIATDDGVVIASYLEDSFRRDRITSAKHAREATVTAGLRRVRPCLMTTATTILALIPVLTSTGRGSDIMVPMAIPSFGGMVIAIITMLVVPVLYCSVMEWKLKFGIADPRFAENA
- a CDS encoding RNA polymerase sigma factor; amino-acid sequence: MNEASQNNGDPSIRESPTNASTQQLVDACVAGDRCAMQQLYEQCADNVYGLMVRMVGRQDADDLTQQVFLRMFRKLEQFNGQSKLETWLYRLASNEALQHLRRSKRRSTAPLVTDPATDDPDRIGKAEEAELLETAMSQLDPELRAILILKEQQNLSYREIAESIGIPEGTVGSRLNRARKLLRQELAQLGWE